A stretch of the Argentina anserina chromosome 6, drPotAnse1.1, whole genome shotgun sequence genome encodes the following:
- the LOC126797482 gene encoding F-box protein At5g07610-like, with amino-acid sequence MVKKRKRCSINLPETILDYEDILLEILVRVPARILLRFKCVSKHWLSFISDPQFCHLHTLRNPNPSISAVFSNLSRNIGFIPFNFDHDRATSTGSGAPSCNPLNFLQNLCHDNINIIQSCNGLFLCHPEILPPSSIRGSDVRRVYTPLYHYVLNPTTNQFTKLVPPAATAATTAEPRIMGCALAFDPCKSPHYKVVFLWYADEPSPCGWCSHHRIEIYFSETKSWRLLDSSFETQAQIPYQDGVYCNGALHWVGLWCEMAYFHLEEERVGLVDCLPRCEENWGDRDDRYFMKSVDGHLHLIDIYLPCYTKFEVLEMRSDYSGWFVKYNVDLDPLYTTYPRIPLLIVLFLAKGENEEGSSFLLLYGPGKVFFYNLKSNTFKSIDLTPQPGVDEYFRGRVGPHNYPYMETLACV; translated from the coding sequence ATGGTGAAGAAACGAAAACGCTGCAGCATCAACTTACCAGAAACCATATTGGACTATGAGGATATCCTTTTGGAAATCCTTGTCCGTGTTCCAGCTCGAATTCTGCTCCGCTTCAAATGCGTCTCCAAGCATTGGCTCTCTTTTATCTCTGACCCCCAATTTTGTCACCTCCACACCCTTCGAAACCCAAATCCTTCCATCTCCGCGGTCTTTTCCAACCTATCCAGAAACATTGGTTTCATCCctttcaattttgatcatgatCGGGCTACGAGTACAGGCTCTGGTGCACCTAGCTGTAACCCTCTGAATTTCCTTCAAAACCTATGTCATGACAACATTAACATTATCCAGTCCTGCAACGGCCTTTTCTTATGCCATCCTGAAATTCTACCGCCTTCCAGTATTCGCGGCTCCGACGTGAGGCGTGTCTACACACCTCTTTATCACTATGTTCTCAATCCCACAACCAACCAGTTCACCAAACTTGTTCCTCCTGCTGCCACTGCCGCCACTACTGCTGAACCCCGAATCATGGGCTGTGCTTTGGCTTTTGACCCTTGCAAATCGCCTCACTACAAGGTGGTCTTCCTTTGGTACGCTGATGAACCAAGTCCATGTGGCTGGTGCAGTCACCATCGCATAGAGATATATTTTTCCGAGACTAAAAGCTGGAGGCTTCTTGATTCTTCTTTTGAGACTCAAGCTCAAATTCCCTACCAAGACGGAGTATACTGCAATGGTGCACTTCACTGGGTAGGCCTGTGGTGTGAAATGGCATATTTTCATTTAGAAGAAGAGCGTGTTGGATTGGTTGATTGTCTTCCTCGTTGTGAGGAGAATTGGGGAGATAGGGATGATAGATATTTTATGAAATCTGTTGATGGCCATTTGCATCTTATTGATATCTATTTGCCTTGTTATACTAAATTTGAAGTGTTGGAGATGCGGAGTGACTACTCTGGTTGGTTTGTTAAGTACAATGTGGATCTTGATCCTTTATACACCACTTACCCACGGATTCCGCTACTTATTGTTCTCTTTCTTGCTAAAGGGGAAAATGAAGAAGGAAGTTCTTTTCTGTTGCTGTATGGTCCTGGAAAAGTTTTCTTTTACAATCTCAAGAGTAATACCTTCAAATCGATTGA